The following proteins are encoded in a genomic region of Cygnus olor isolate bCygOlo1 chromosome 11, bCygOlo1.pri.v2, whole genome shotgun sequence:
- the CRABP1 gene encoding cellular retinoic acid-binding protein 1 isoform X1, with protein MPNFAGTWKMRSSENFDELLKALGVNAMLRKVAVAAASKPHVEIRQDGDQFYIKTSTTVRTTEINFKIGESFEEETVDGRKCRSLATWENENKIYCKQTLIEGDGPKTYWTRELANDELILQVELLCLISLDTEDKLLE; from the exons ATGCCCAACTTCGCCGGCACTTGGAAGATGAGGAGCAGCGAGAATTTCGACGAGCTCCTCAAGGCGCTGG GTGTCAATGCCATGCTCAGGAAGGTGGCGGTGGCTGCCGCTTCCAAACCCCACGTGGAGATCCGCCAGGATGGGGACCAGTTCTACATTAAAACTTCCACCACTGTCCGCACCACTGAGATCAACTTCAAAATCGGAGAGAGCTTCGAGGAGGAGACGGTGGATGGCCGAAAGTGCAGG AGTTTGGCCACTTGggagaatgaaaacaagatCTATTGCAAACAAACTCTTATTGAGGGAGATGGTCCTAAAACATACTGGACTCGAGAATTAGCTAATGATGAGCTGATTTTG CAGGTTGAACTCCTGTGCCTCATCAGTTTGGACACGGAAGACAAGCTGCTGGAGTGA
- the CRABP1 gene encoding cellular retinoic acid-binding protein 1 isoform X2, translating into MPNFAGTWKMRSSENFDELLKALGVNAMLRKVAVAAASKPHVEIRQDGDQFYIKTSTTVRTTEINFKIGESFEEETVDGRKCRSLATWENENKIYCKQTLIEGDGPKTYWTRELANDELILTFGADDVVCTRIYVRE; encoded by the exons ATGCCCAACTTCGCCGGCACTTGGAAGATGAGGAGCAGCGAGAATTTCGACGAGCTCCTCAAGGCGCTGG GTGTCAATGCCATGCTCAGGAAGGTGGCGGTGGCTGCCGCTTCCAAACCCCACGTGGAGATCCGCCAGGATGGGGACCAGTTCTACATTAAAACTTCCACCACTGTCCGCACCACTGAGATCAACTTCAAAATCGGAGAGAGCTTCGAGGAGGAGACGGTGGATGGCCGAAAGTGCAGG AGTTTGGCCACTTGggagaatgaaaacaagatCTATTGCAAACAAACTCTTATTGAGGGAGATGGTCCTAAAACATACTGGACTCGAGAATTAGCTAATGATGAGCTGATTTTG accTTTGGTGCTGATGATGTTGTGTGCACGAGAATTTATGTAAGAGagtaa